In a single window of the Acipenser ruthenus chromosome 8, fAciRut3.2 maternal haplotype, whole genome shotgun sequence genome:
- the LOC117406905 gene encoding protein unc-50 homolog: MLPTTAYSTQTQGNGSLNSRDAARHTAGAKRHKYLRRLFRFRAMDFEFAVWQMLYLFTSPQKVYRNFHYRKQTKDQWARDDPAFLVLLSIWLCVSTLGFAFVLGMGFLEMIKLLLWVVFIDCIGVGLLISTLMWVISNKYLMKQQSKDHDVEWGYAFDVHLNAFYPLLVILHFIQLFFINHIVFINHDWFIGCLFGNTLWLIAVGYYIYITFLGYSALPFLKNTVIMLYPFALLVLLYLLSLGLGWNFTKGLCWFYKFRVQ; this comes from the exons ATGTTACCAACCACAGCGTATTCTACCCAAACCCAGGGAAACGGATCTTTGAATTCCAGAGATGCTGCGCGCCATACAGCTGGAGCAAAACGGCACAAATACCTGCGCAGGCTCTTCAGATTCCGAGCCATGGATTTCGAGTTTGCAGTGTGGCAGATGCTGTACTTGTTCACGTCTCCACAGAAGGTTTACCGGAACTTCCACTACAGGAAGCAGACAAAGGATCAGTGGGCCAGAGATGACCCGGCGTTTCTTGTGCTGCTCAGTATCTGGCTGTGTG tctcCACTTTAGGGTTTGCTTTCGTGTTGGGAATGGGATTCCTGGAGATGATTAAGCTACTTTTATGGGTCGTCTTTATTGACTGCATAGGTGTTGGACTTCTGATCTCAACCTTAATGTG GGTTATCTCCAACAAATACTTAATGAAACAACAGAGCAAGGACCACGATGTGGAGTGGGGATATGCATTCGACGTGCATCTCAATGCCTTCTACCCACTGCTGGTCATTCTGCATTTCATTCAGCTGTTTTTTATTAACC ATATTGTATTTATCAACCATGATTGGTTCATTGGTTGCCTTTTTGGGAATACACTGTGGTTGATTGCAGTTGGCTATTACATCTATATTACTTTTCTTGGTTATAGTG cATTGCCCTTTCTGAAGAACACAGTAATTATGCTGTATCCATTtgcactcctggttttactgtacCTGTTATCATTGGGATTGGGGTGGAACTTCACCAAAGGACTTTGCTGGTTCTACAAGTTCAGGGTACAGTAA